The Dermacentor silvarum isolate Dsil-2018 chromosome 11, BIME_Dsil_1.4, whole genome shotgun sequence region CGTTTTCTCAAACCTCGCTGTATACTATCGATTATTGAACTTACTTTTTTTCACAGCTTCGTGTTTATCCCTCTACAGCCAGCCAAGTTTTTCTGGCAGTCACAAACTGTGGTTTTTTTCCCTTGTCCAGACATCTTTCCTTATTGATTGCCCGTAGGGAGATGCATGGCCACGGAAATAAACGCGCACGTGTACATGTTTTCTGAGGGCAATCAAGCTTGAATATGTTCAAGTTTCAAAAGCCTTTTATTTTCTTACATCAGTGCGAGTTAATACTTTGCTATGACTGTGGTGTGAGGCAAGAAACCTTTAATACGTACGATGTAAAAAGCGAAATTTTCTCCATTTTTCCATGGAGCAATATATCGATCCTAGAATTCCTGGGATGTGCATTAACCTGTGCAccatttttattgtttttctaaaggcagattttttttttcgggacgcTCTCTCCTTCGTAATTCAATCTCACACGTGCTTAGAGGGAATACATGAGCCTAGCGCTGACAAAAAGTGGTTCACAAGATTCGAAAAAAATGTCATCATGAAGACAAAAATAAAGGGCGAAGATTTTTGTTACGCAACGTATTCGGTATTTTGTTGAGCAAGCAAAATAAACCAATTATATTTGCGATAGAaatacaataaaataataaaggtaAGCTGAGATAAAACGGAATTTGAAGAGCTGCCTGAATATAGGCTTCACTCTAAATGGTCGCCTTCGATGAAGGTCACGTAGCTTatgaaacaaaatgaaaaataagagaaaagaaaaacgtcTTCGCacgtttgtagatgacattgtgaAGGCCCTTCGTGAACATGGTTGCTATGCTTCAAAGCTAGAAAAGTAGCTAATTCCtcagagtagaaaaaaaaaattgcttgacCTTGCACTTAGCCGcgaaacgcttgaaacagcgaagctgggcgatcgtagcctagcattttccggaagtgcccGCGAGCTTTTCATCTTGTTACTCATGATgaaaatttcttttcgcgcgtctcggacttactgccgtcactgcgcgttgcatagcgcagcttgcaacaccaacaccgcgttccaccgcgttgcaatgccgacaacgcgctccagcagacccgctccgtggatgcgtctctctctcgctcgctctcatagcgcgcaaaacctcttcgtCACCTcgtttttggcgctgagccgtgctccctcaagggctgcagaagatagcgccaacctttccctttccctcaagaaccacttatcctcgcagagcacgagcgtgcgaacgcggtAGCTGTGgacgaaggcgacgacgctcgaaagcaatcatatggctcgcataaatgcatgttctgcaatcGTGGCTGTATAGCCTCTAAAATCACAATGTCTGTGCATGAATATTTCGTGGAAATGGTTGTGAAAGCacgtgatgtgtacaaaacgactgacAGTGATCAATATTGAATGCTTTAGCACATGCGAAACGAGTGGgatctgacaaactcctgttCAGGGTTGTAGCCAAcctggaaataaataaagaaagaaaggctgtatagcttagtggttacgatgctcgccttGGGAACGCGGGTACGCgcgttcgaatcctgcctcggcaagaacGTTTACTTTCTTGACAGTTTCTTGATACGGACCAcaagttacggctggcttaaacagcttcgctgttaaaagaagcaAACCAGCCAACTTACGTCATATGTGAGCAGAGTAGTCAGCAAAGTATCGAAGTTATGAACAAGTGGTAACCAAAAGAGCCCGCACTCTGCACTACTCAATGCAGATATGAGCTATTATATGCTTTTGTCTGGTGGTTTCATGTTATCCTTACCATACGCAGAAAGGTGCAGTGTAGTTTAGTACTGGCTGGTGTTGTACCGCGACACAACAGAGTTTATGGAAAATCAAGCTTTCACGCTAATTAAATGGTACCTGCGCGATGCGGCCGTTTTGTACAAATAGCCAACCAGCCAATGATTGGACATTTTCGCCGCTAACAACACGCCCATAGCATCAGTTCCAGAGGATCAGACGATCCTCGAGTCAGCACTTGTCTGTTCCACTTGTTCCACTCTTTATTTCCCGCTCAATAGTTATCCGCGCTCTTTAGGCAAGTATTAGGCTTAGAGCGACTGAAAATCGTGCTGAAaacttagcagcgcaatgccgcTATGCCACCACGGTGGGTCTTCTGCTATTCAGTAATATCAACTATGAAGCCGCTCAACTTTCGTTTTTCTTTAATGCGAAaccattatatggctcatgaagcgggAAATGCGGCGGTGTGTATggagatggtacaaaaagtcacgtggtcaccgAGACGGGCCGTGCCGGTGGCTGGTCTATATACAGCGCCGCGCGTCACggcgctgccagtcggtgcgCTGATTTCGGAGAGTTCTGTCATGCGCTCCGATGGACAAACCTTCGACTTCGACTTGTCAGTTCGGTAGCTGCGCCCGCctcctttggacgtccacgcTAGTACGCGAACGAGGCCATCGCAATACTTTCGCAATCACCCACGTAGGGATACCTAAGTGCccttcaattgttttttttttttttttgtagccagATGGGCGATAAAAAGGCCAAACATGGATGGTTCTTTGGTGCTGGAAGTGAGAAATATCGAATCAGCAAAGGATGTAGTTATCATGCACACTCACTCAGCATGTTGATGACCGCCTTGCGGGACGACGAGGCGGCTGCTCCTCCCCGCACCGACTTCCTCAGCTGGCAGCCCCTCTGGAACTTGCTGGGCAGCGGCTGCACCACGGCCGAGCTCTGCTTGTGTTCCGAGGACGAGTCGGCGCCGCCCTTCCCGTTGACGACGCTGCTGCTGGTGTTGTTTGAGGTCGGGCACTTGTGGTGCACGTCCtggcgcgagagggcgtcggagCGCTTCAGCTGCAGCGCTATGCAGACGTACAGCACCAGGATGACGCTCATGGGCAGCAGAAAGAACACGAACGTGGACAGCTCGAAGGCGTGCTCCAGCGGGTCCTTGACTGTGCACGCCGCCGTCTCCGGCAGCACCGTGGTGCCGTCCAGCGTCTGGTGGACGATGCCGAACTGGACCGCGAGCGGGACGGCGCACACGGCGCTCAGGACCCAGATGGCCACGACGAACTTGACGGCCCGGGACAGCTTGGACATGGTGTGGGCCCGGAGCGGGTGGCAGATGGCCACGTAGCGTTCGATGGTGAACGCCGTGATGGTCAATATGGACGCGTTGGTCGAGGTCTCCGAGGTCAGGCCTCGGAGCACGCAGAAGGCCTCTCCGAACACGTACGGGTGCCGCTGCCAGAGTTGGTACAGTTCTTGCGGTAGCCCGAGCACCAGGAGGAGGAGGTCTGAGACGGCCAAGCTGAAGAGGTAGTAGTTGGTCGCCGTGTGCATGTACCGGTTGCGCGCGATGACGATGCACGTGCAGACGTTGCCGACCACTCCGGAGACGAGCAGGACGGAGTAGATGAGCGTCATTGGGATGACCGTGGTCAGTGGGTCGCGCTTGGGGCCCAGCGCCAGGAGGAGCATCTCGGCGGCCACTGACGCGTTTAGCGTCGCCAGGGGGTCGTCGACGAGCGGACCCGTGTCGTCTTCGTCGGCGGAAGCCATGTTGGTGGAAGCGTCCGTATGCGCCAGGGAAGACGCCGGCTGCGGTGGGATCATGCTCCTCTGGCCTCGGAAGGTGACCGGACCTGTCTCGTCGTGGTCGTCGTAAGCTCCTTCATTGTGGTCGTGTGGCCGACGTCTCCTACCGCTGCGATCTGCATAAAGAAGATAAAACACGTAACCCCA contains the following coding sequences:
- the LOC119433455 gene encoding pyrokinin-1 receptor; this encodes MIPPQPASSLAHTDASTNMASADEDDTGPLVDDPLATLNASVAAEMLLLALGPKRDPLTTVIPMTLIYSVLLVSGVVGNVCTCIVIARNRYMHTATNYYLFSLAVSDLLLLVLGLPQELYQLWQRHPYVFGEAFCVLRGLTSETSTNASILTITAFTIERYVAICHPLRAHTMSKLSRAVKFVVAIWVLSAVCAVPLAVQFGIVHQTLDGTTVLPETAACTVKDPLEHAFELSTFVFFLLPMSVILVLYVCIALQLKRSDALSRQDVHHKCPTSNNTSSSVVNGKGGADSSSEHKQSSAVVQPLPSKFQRGCQLRKSVRGGAAASSSRKAVINMLIAVVVAFFICWAPFHAQRLMAVYAKVPTPALEIAFNLLTYVSGVTYYVSATINPILYSIMSLKFRQAFRDTLMRCCGRHRATRHEWNSAECYVSNHQLHTTPSTV